From Acidobacteriota bacterium:
TGGCCTCCATCCGACGTCATGTGGAGCGAACGGTCCGCCATGGCGTGAAGCGAGACGGCGGGAAACCCGTTCGTCAGCGAAGTTGACCCACGCGCCGCTGCCCACGGGGCGAAGACGACGCGGGCGGTGCGCGTCTGACGGCGCATCGCCCCTGGACGTGAAGACCAGACCCTACACGCCATGAATTCCGCGCGTGTCGGCGGCGAGCAGGTCGAGTGCGGCCGTCGCGATCGCCGGTACGTCCGCAGCGTCGACGTTCGTGAGCAGGGGAAGCAGGGGACCCGTCTCCGCGATGCCAGCGCCTTCCACGGCCTGGTGCAGCACGCGGATCGGGTTGATCGCGTTGCGGAGGTCCTCCAGCGGCTTGAAGACGGCGCGGATGCGTTCAGCTTCGGCCCAGTCCTGGCGCCTGACGGCTGCCAGCATCGCCTGCGACAGTCGCGGTGCCACGCACACGCAGCCGCTCGTGAAGCCGCCGAGCCCGAAGTCGCGTACATGGACGATGGCGGGCTGCTCACCGATGCCACTGATGATGCGGCTCGTGTCGACAAGGGAGACGAGCTTGCGGAGATACGCATCGTCTCCGGCATCGCGTCGCACCACGGCGTACTTGATCGCGCTGACGATGCCTTCCCGGTCGAGCGCGGCGACGTCTTCGGGCTCGATGTAGCCGTCGTTCTTCACGTACACGATCACCGGCACACCGGCCGCCGCCGCGAACTCGCGGATTCCGTTCGCCACACCCGTGCTCGTCGTGATCCCCTGCTGTGGCAGCACCATCACGCACGGGAACGCATGCCGGCGGATCACCTTCGCGTGCTCCAGCAGCAGCGCGTACGTCGGTCCGGCCGACGGCACCATCATCGTCTCCGGACCGGCGATCGCCGCGAGCATCGCAAGCGCCTCGTCGTACTCGCCGAGCGGCAGATGATAGAAGTTGGCGTTGCCGCCGTACAGCATCAGCGACACGCCGCCGGCTTCGAGGTGTCTGACGATGCGCGCGTTGGCATCGTGCGCGAGCGAACGGTTCGTCGCCCGCGCGAGAGGCGGCACGGCCATCACCGAACGGGCGAAGTGCGCGGAAGTCAGGGCAGTGGTCTGCATCAGTAGATGTCCGGTTCCGGCGTCTCGCCGCCGCGTTCGAGGAACGTGAAGTCGCAGCCGTCAGGGGCCTGCGACGTCTGGTCGACGAAGAGGCGGCTGTAGCCGCGCTCGTAGCGGCGCGGTGGCGGTGTCCATGCCGCGCGGCGTGCCGCAAGCTCCTCGTCCGGGACATGGAGCTGCAGGCGCCGTTCGGCGACGTCGAGCTCGATCGGGTCGCCGTCGCGCACCAGCGCCAGCGGACCACCGATCGCCGACTCTGGCGCCACGTGCAGCACACACGTTCCGTAACTGGTTCCAGACATGCGCGCGTCGGAGATGCGCACCATGTCGCGCACGCCCTGCTGCAGCAACTTCTTCGGGATGGGCAGCATCCCCCACTCGGGCATGCCCGGCGCGCCGACGGGGCCGGCGTTCTGCAGGACGATCACGTGATCGGGCGTGACGTCGAGATCGTCGCTGTCGATGCGCGCCTTCAGGTCGGCGTACGACGCGAAGACGAGTGCCGGACCCGTGTGCGCGGCGAGTCTCGGCTCCGCGGCCGTCGGCTTGATCACGCAGCCGTCCGGCGCGAGGTTGCCGCGCAGGACGAACGTCCCCCCTGCACGCGCCAGTGGACGATCCACGGGCCTGATCACGTCGTCCGACAGCACCTCGGCGCCCGCGATCGCGTCGCCGATCGTGACGCCGTTCACGGTGAGGGCGTCAAGGGCCAGGTACTCCCGCAACCGTGTGAGCAGCGCGGGCACGCCGCCGGCGTCGTGGAAATCCTCCATCAGGAACTCACCTGCCGGACGCAGGTTGAGGATCACCGGCACGTCGCGCGAGACGCGATCGAAGTCGTCGATCGTGAGGGCCACGCCCGCCCGCCGGGCCATCGCGATCAGGTGGATGATCGCGTTGGTCGATCCGCACATCGCCATGTCGGTGACCACGGCGTTGCGGAATGCACTCTCGCGAAGGATCGCCGACGGCCGCAGGTCCTCCCACACCATCTCCACGGCCCGTTTGCCGGCCGTTGCGGCCATGCGTGCGTGCGCCGAGTGGACCGCCGGTATCGTCGCGGCGCCAGGCAACGTGAGGCCCATCGCTTCGGCGATCGACGCCATCGTCGACGCCGTGCCCATCGTCATGCACGTCCCGGGCGAGCGCGCGATGCCCTCCTCCACCTGCCGCCACGCGCATTCGTCGAGGTTGCCGGCCTTGCGCTCCGCCCAGTACTTCCACACGTCGGTGCCGCTGCCCAGGCGCTCGGTGCGATACCGCCCCGCGAGCATCGGTCCCGCGGGCACGAAGATCGCCGGGAGATCCATCGAGGTCGCGCCCATCAGCAGTCCGGGTACCGTCTTGTCGCACCCGCCCATGAGGACGACACCGTCGATGGGATGGGAGCGGAGGACCTCCTCGACTTCGAGCGCGAGGAGGTTGCGGTAGAACATCGCCGTCGGCTTGACGAACATCTCCGACAGCGACAGGACGGGCAGCTCGACAGGGAATCCGCCCGCCTGCCATACGCCGCGCTTGACGTCCTCGGCACGCTCGCGGAAGTGCCCGTGGCACTGCTGCAGGTCGCTCCACGTGTTCAGGATCGCGATGACGGGCCTGCCTTC
This genomic window contains:
- a CDS encoding dihydroxy-acid dehydratase, translated to MPDSHDSVPSRTPDGPQRRAVSELRSQRWFAPDDLRSFGHRSRLRQMGYAADDAEGRPVIAILNTWSDLQQCHGHFRERAEDVKRGVWQAGGFPVELPVLSLSEMFVKPTAMFYRNLLALEVEEVLRSHPIDGVVLMGGCDKTVPGLLMGATSMDLPAIFVPAGPMLAGRYRTERLGSGTDVWKYWAERKAGNLDECAWRQVEEGIARSPGTCMTMGTASTMASIAEAMGLTLPGAATIPAVHSAHARMAATAGKRAVEMVWEDLRPSAILRESAFRNAVVTDMAMCGSTNAIIHLIAMARRAGVALTIDDFDRVSRDVPVILNLRPAGEFLMEDFHDAGGVPALLTRLREYLALDALTVNGVTIGDAIAGAEVLSDDVIRPVDRPLARAGGTFVLRGNLAPDGCVIKPTAAEPRLAAHTGPALVFASYADLKARIDSDDLDVTPDHVIVLQNAGPVGAPGMPEWGMLPIPKKLLQQGVRDMVRISDARMSGTSYGTCVLHVAPESAIGGPLALVRDGDPIELDVAERRLQLHVPDEELAARRAAWTPPPRRYERGYSRLFVDQTSQAPDGCDFTFLERGGETPEPDIY
- a CDS encoding dihydrodipicolinate synthase family protein, giving the protein MQTTALTSAHFARSVMAVPPLARATNRSLAHDANARIVRHLEAGGVSLMLYGGNANFYHLPLGEYDEALAMLAAIAGPETMMVPSAGPTYALLLEHAKVIRRHAFPCVMVLPQQGITTSTGVANGIREFAAAAGVPVIVYVKNDGYIEPEDVAALDREGIVSAIKYAVVRRDAGDDAYLRKLVSLVDTSRIISGIGEQPAIVHVRDFGLGGFTSGCVCVAPRLSQAMLAAVRRQDWAEAERIRAVFKPLEDLRNAINPIRVLHQAVEGAGIAETGPLLPLLTNVDAADVPAIATAALDLLAADTRGIHGV